A window of the Hordeum vulgare subsp. vulgare chromosome 5H, MorexV3_pseudomolecules_assembly, whole genome shotgun sequence genome harbors these coding sequences:
- the LOC123394953 gene encoding UDP-rhamnose/UDP-galactose transporter 6-like yields MGSPRKSDKKAALDFAAWSFNITSSVGIIMVNKALMATHGFSFATTLTGLHLLTTTLMTIVFRWLGLSQPSHLPLPDLIKFVIFSNLSIVGMNVSLMWNSVGFYQIAKLCMIPASCLLEVVFDRVHYSRDTKLSIMVVLVGVAVCTVTDVSVNAKGMLAAVIAVWSTAFQQYYVHYLQRKYSLNSFNLLAHTAPAQAGSLLLVGPFVDFLLTGKRVDHFNFTSLSLLFIVLSCIIAIGVNLSQFICIGRFSAVSFQVLGHMKTVLVLFLGFLFFGKEGLNLHVVLGMILAVLGMMWYGNASAKPGGKERRSVLPVRSERHNGGSEDKDGGEK; encoded by the exons ATGGGTTCTCCGAGAAAATCCGACAAGAAGGCCGCCTTAGACTTTGCAGCATGGAGTTTCAATATCACCTCATCTGTTGGGATCATCATGGTCAACAAAGCCTTGATGGCTACACATGGATTCAGTTTTG CCACAACATTAACTGGCCTTCATTTATTGACAACGACCTTGATGACCATTGTGTTTCGGTGGTTAGGCCTGAGCCAGCCCTCTCACTTACCGCTACCTGATCTGATTAAGTTCGTAATCTTTTCAAATTTGTCGATCGTTGGCATGAACGTGAGCTTGATGTGGAATTCTGTGGGGTTTTATCAG ATAGCAAAGCTGTGCATGATACCCGCGTCATGTCTTCTGGAGGTTGTTTTTGACCGTGTACATTATTCACGGGACACAAAGCTGAGCATAATGGTTGTACTTGTAGGCGTTGCAGTTTGCACTGTTACTGATGTCAGTGTGAATGCAAAAGGCATGCTTGCAGCTGTCATAGCTGTTTGGAGCACAGCTTTCCAGCAGTAT TATGTTCATTATCTCCAACGGAAGTACTCTCTGAACTCATTCAATCTCCTAGCCCACACTGCTCCAGCCCAAGCAGGTTCCCTCCTGTTAGTAGGGCCCTTTGTGGATTTCTTGTTGACTGGCAAAAGGGTGGATCACTTCAATTTCACATCGCTTTCTCTG TTATTCATCGTACTATCATGCATCATCGCCATTGGTGTTAATCTGAGCCAGTTCATCTGCATTGGCCGGTTCTCCGCTGTATCTTTTCAAGTCTTAGGCCACATGAAGACCGTGCTGGTCCTGTTCCTTGGCTTTCTCTTCTTTGGCAAGGAGGGCCTGAACCTTCATGTAGTCCTTGGGATGATCCTCGCTGTTCTTGGAATGATGTGGTATGGGAACGCATCAGCGAAACCAGGCGGCAAAGAGCGTCGGAGTGTCCTCCCAGTGAGGTCTGAGAGGCACAATGGAGGTTCAGAAGACAAAGATGGTGGTGAGAAGTGA